The following are encoded together in the Flavihumibacter fluvii genome:
- a CDS encoding ABC transporter ATP-binding protein, translating to MPKFFLYNANPQESDYTGKFSYISLGSLVLSLLRPYRKWLVIIFLTMLLETAMSLASPWPLKVIIDNVIGDQPLPFWLQWVEEMSIGDNKMALAGIAALSMIIITAIDGLAGFFDNYYTESVAQYIASDLRQRIYHHLQRLSLTYYDSQQVGKLLSTITTDVSTIQDFAASTLLSMVIDAFTIIGMLGLMFYLNWDFTLIVVGVAPFLLLFIVRFRKAVKKATREVRKDQSEMVTVLQNGLESIRTVNAFGRQDKEEERLKKVSLATVDAALKARRIKSLISPVITITISICIAVVLWRGASLVLAGIMTIGSLTVFLSYLNKFFNPLKDLAKMTGNVAQATVALERIKEILDTELVIPEKKDARDPGVLKGDIVFEKVNFSYKSGIPVLHDIDLVIHAGQHVGICGPTGGGKSTIASLIPRFYDIDSGCIMIDGNDIRDYKLEGLRNQIGFVLQDTMLFYGTIRENIAYGKPSATEQEIITAAKLANADEFIQKMPLGYDTMIGERGLTLSGGERQRIGVARAVVRNAPILILDEPTASLDAESEKLVADALRKLMSGRTVITITHRLNTIIDTDKIFVIKNGKIIEEGKHEELMSMGKAYAELFHIMEHSPHIQ from the coding sequence ATGCCAAAGTTTTTCCTTTACAATGCCAATCCGCAAGAGTCAGATTATACTGGAAAATTTTCATATATCTCCCTGGGAAGCCTCGTCTTAAGCCTTTTGAGGCCATACCGGAAATGGTTGGTAATTATCTTTTTAACGATGCTGCTTGAAACTGCAATGAGCCTCGCTTCACCCTGGCCGCTTAAGGTTATCATCGATAATGTAATCGGTGATCAACCTTTACCATTCTGGCTGCAATGGGTAGAAGAAATGAGCATTGGCGATAACAAAATGGCCCTGGCAGGTATTGCGGCCCTGTCCATGATCATAATTACTGCCATTGATGGACTGGCTGGATTTTTCGATAATTATTATACAGAGAGTGTTGCCCAATATATTGCCAGTGATTTGCGGCAACGGATATATCATCACCTGCAGCGCTTGTCACTTACTTATTATGATTCACAACAGGTAGGGAAATTGCTGAGTACCATTACCACAGATGTATCAACAATACAGGATTTCGCCGCTTCAACACTGCTGAGCATGGTGATTGATGCCTTCACCATCATTGGTATGCTTGGATTAATGTTTTACCTGAACTGGGACTTTACGCTGATTGTAGTTGGCGTTGCGCCATTCCTTTTACTTTTTATTGTACGATTCAGGAAAGCCGTAAAAAAAGCAACCCGGGAAGTGCGCAAAGACCAGAGTGAAATGGTTACGGTCCTGCAAAATGGACTCGAATCAATTCGAACAGTAAATGCATTTGGCCGGCAGGACAAGGAAGAAGAAAGACTTAAAAAAGTGAGCCTTGCAACAGTTGATGCGGCATTAAAAGCAAGAAGGATCAAATCCCTTATTTCGCCGGTTATTACTATTACCATCTCGATCTGCATAGCAGTGGTTCTATGGCGGGGTGCATCTCTCGTACTTGCAGGAATCATGACAATAGGTTCACTTACTGTATTTCTCTCCTACCTGAATAAGTTCTTTAACCCGTTAAAGGACCTTGCAAAGATGACTGGCAATGTTGCACAGGCAACAGTTGCCCTTGAACGGATCAAGGAAATTCTTGATACTGAATTGGTCATCCCGGAAAAAAAAGATGCACGGGACCCTGGCGTATTAAAAGGCGATATTGTTTTTGAAAAGGTCAACTTTTCTTACAAATCCGGCATACCTGTTCTACATGATATTGACCTTGTCATTCATGCAGGACAGCATGTTGGCATCTGTGGGCCAACGGGTGGAGGGAAATCTACAATAGCAAGCCTTATCCCCAGATTTTACGATATCGATTCAGGATGTATAATGATTGATGGAAATGATATCAGGGATTATAAACTGGAAGGGCTTCGGAACCAGATTGGGTTTGTATTACAGGACACTATGCTATTCTATGGTACGATCCGGGAAAATATTGCTTATGGAAAACCATCAGCGACAGAGCAGGAAATTATTACCGCGGCAAAACTTGCGAATGCAGATGAATTTATTCAAAAGATGCCTCTGGGCTATGATACTATGATTGGTGAAAGAGGACTAACACTTTCTGGCGGTGAGCGACAACGCATTGGAGTGGCCAGGGCAGTTGTGCGGAATGCACCTATCCTGATTCTTGATGAACCAACTGCCTCTCTTGATGCAGAATCCGAAAAACTGGTAGCAGATGCACTTAGAAAGCTCATGTCGGGAAGGACAGTCATAACCATTACCCATCGCCTTAATACTATAATTGATACAGATAAAATTTTTGTGATAAAAAATGGAAAAATCATAGAAGAAGGGAAACATGAAGAATTAATGTCCATGGGTAAAGCTTACGCGGAATTATTTCATATAATGGAACATTCGCCGCATATACAATAA
- a CDS encoding carbohydrate binding family 9 domain-containing protein produces the protein MNSSMFLKVRIFRFLLFSFLFLYSFFVAGQKINDRYELNIQKTTTAVTVDGLGDDEAWARAEVARDFFMVLPMDTSLANVKTEVRITYDDRAIYVLATCYKVKPGPYVVESLRRDFNFGKNDNFLFFFDPFDDRTSGFSFGTNAAGAQWDGFIYEGGKMDLSWENKWVSAVKNYDDRWVMEAAVPFKSIRFKKGVMKWGLNFSRNDLRANEKSAWAPVPRQFPTVSLAYTGNMVWDVAPPETGSNISLIPYVLGGVSRDYEKNTPSEYRKEIGADAKISVTSSLNLDLTVNPDFSQVEVDKQVTNLDRFELFFPERRQFFLENADLFGNVGYANIRPFFSRRIGLDVPIQFGARLSGRINKDWRMGVMDIQTRKVSEQDLPTQNFAVVSLQRKMFSRSNIGFMFVNKQSLNYTPDDKPETPQHSSYNRNFGFEYNLASPGNYWTGKMLLFKSFSPGTSSKTISNAANLNYTSRHWAVGGQYEYVGRNYSAEVGYVPRTGYVKVNPQIAYLFFPRSSQVLSHGPVALSNYYMDESFHKTDYETSVAYKLNFRNQAILTGILTKNYVKLLKPFDPTNTGKDSLPVGSEHHFNAVGLEYFSRPQRLFTWYASGRYGGYYADGKRLQLVSELGYRFQPYVSIIMSATFTDLRLPQPWGHQSYWLVGPRLDVTMTNKLFFTAFGQYNEQIENFNLNMRLQWRYKPASDFYIVYTDNYLPENLSIRNRALVLKFTYWFSL, from the coding sequence ATGAATAGTAGTATGTTTCTAAAGGTCCGGATCTTCCGATTTCTTTTATTTTCTTTTCTTTTTTTATACAGTTTTTTTGTTGCTGGTCAGAAGATCAATGATCGCTATGAATTAAATATTCAGAAAACAACTACAGCAGTGACCGTTGATGGCCTCGGTGATGATGAAGCCTGGGCCAGGGCTGAAGTTGCCCGCGACTTTTTTATGGTACTTCCAATGGATACCAGTCTTGCAAACGTTAAAACAGAAGTCAGGATTACTTATGATGACCGCGCTATCTACGTTCTTGCCACCTGTTATAAAGTGAAGCCGGGACCATATGTTGTTGAATCATTACGGCGTGATTTTAATTTCGGCAAAAATGATAATTTCCTGTTTTTCTTTGATCCGTTTGATGACCGGACCAGTGGGTTTTCATTTGGTACAAATGCAGCAGGCGCACAATGGGATGGATTTATTTATGAAGGTGGGAAAATGGACCTGAGCTGGGAAAACAAATGGGTGTCTGCTGTTAAAAATTATGATGACCGTTGGGTAATGGAGGCAGCTGTCCCTTTCAAGAGTATCCGCTTCAAAAAAGGAGTGATGAAATGGGGACTAAACTTTAGCCGTAACGATTTAAGGGCTAATGAAAAATCGGCCTGGGCGCCTGTTCCCCGGCAGTTTCCAACTGTATCATTGGCCTATACAGGGAATATGGTTTGGGATGTAGCACCACCGGAGACAGGTTCAAATATTTCTTTAATCCCATATGTCCTGGGTGGGGTTTCACGCGATTATGAAAAGAATACGCCTAGTGAATACCGTAAAGAAATTGGAGCCGATGCAAAAATCAGTGTGACTTCTTCACTGAACCTCGACCTTACTGTAAACCCCGATTTTTCCCAGGTTGAAGTGGATAAGCAAGTTACCAACCTCGATCGCTTTGAATTGTTTTTTCCGGAACGCAGGCAATTTTTTCTAGAGAATGCGGACCTTTTCGGAAACGTGGGTTATGCGAATATCCGGCCCTTTTTTTCCCGGAGGATTGGCCTTGACGTGCCTATCCAGTTTGGGGCCCGGTTAAGTGGAAGGATCAATAAAGACTGGCGGATGGGAGTAATGGATATTCAAACCCGCAAGGTTTCTGAACAAGACCTGCCTACCCAGAATTTTGCTGTTGTTTCTCTGCAGCGCAAAATGTTTTCTAGGTCTAATATCGGGTTCATGTTCGTGAACAAGCAGTCTTTGAATTATACACCTGATGACAAACCGGAAACGCCTCAGCATTCTTCTTATAACAGGAATTTTGGCTTTGAATATAATCTTGCATCACCCGGAAATTATTGGACTGGTAAAATGCTATTGTTTAAGTCTTTTAGTCCAGGCACCTCATCTAAAACCATCAGCAATGCAGCCAACCTGAATTATACCAGCCGGCATTGGGCGGTGGGCGGGCAATATGAATACGTTGGACGCAACTATTCTGCGGAGGTGGGATATGTTCCGCGTACCGGGTATGTAAAAGTAAACCCCCAGATCGCCTATTTGTTTTTCCCCCGTAGTTCCCAGGTGCTAAGCCATGGCCCGGTTGCGCTTAGCAATTATTATATGGATGAATCTTTCCATAAAACAGATTATGAAACAAGCGTGGCTTATAAGTTGAATTTTCGTAACCAGGCTATCCTCACCGGGATCCTGACTAAAAACTATGTAAAGCTTCTCAAGCCATTTGACCCAACTAATACTGGCAAGGATTCATTACCAGTGGGGAGCGAACATCACTTTAATGCTGTTGGCCTGGAGTATTTTTCAAGGCCACAGCGATTGTTTACCTGGTATGCTAGTGGCCGTTATGGCGGCTATTATGCTGATGGAAAAAGATTGCAGTTGGTTTCGGAACTGGGGTATAGGTTCCAGCCTTATGTAAGTATCATCATGAGTGCTACCTTTACTGACCTTCGATTGCCGCAGCCCTGGGGCCACCAGAGTTACTGGCTGGTTGGTCCAAGGCTTGATGTAACCATGACCAATAAATTATTCTTTACTGCTTTTGGCCAATACAACGAACAGATCGAGAATTTCAACCTTAATATGAGGCTGCAATGGCGGTATAAGCCAGCATCAGATTTCTATATTGTGTATACTGATAACTACTTGCCGGAAAATTTATCCATCCGCAATAGGGCATTGGTACTAAAGTTCACTTATTGGTTCAGCCTGTAA
- a CDS encoding NUDIX hydrolase has protein sequence MVSVRVYGILINSQQQVLVSDEKIRGEFFTKFPGGGLEFGEGTRDCLAREFMEEMNLKVSVGDHIYTTDFFQMSAFNKAHQILSIYYFAHALEEITVPLRKTPFDFDEQQLKLYETTGEIETFRFIDWENFGEHQVSLPIDKVVASLIRQNYRLNQ, from the coding sequence ATGGTCAGTGTAAGAGTTTATGGCATTCTCATCAATAGCCAGCAACAGGTATTGGTGAGCGATGAAAAGATCCGCGGTGAATTCTTTACAAAATTCCCGGGTGGCGGGCTTGAATTTGGTGAAGGGACCCGGGACTGCCTTGCCCGTGAATTCATGGAAGAAATGAACCTGAAAGTATCTGTTGGAGACCATATTTACACCACTGATTTTTTCCAGATGAGTGCATTCAATAAAGCGCACCAGATCTTATCCATTTATTACTTTGCCCATGCCCTTGAAGAGATCACTGTCCCCCTCAGGAAAACACCGTTTGATTTTGATGAACAACAGCTTAAGCTGTACGAAACTACAGGCGAAATTGAAACCTTCCGGTTTATCGACTGGGAAAATTTTGGCGAACACCAGGTCAGCCTTCCCATTGATAAAGTTGTCGCTTCCCTGATTCGCCAGAATTACAGGCTGAACCAATAA
- a CDS encoding magnesium transporter CorA family protein, with product MIQYFKNINHQTVAITKPDNGAWVNILPPLKLEEFTELSEDLDIPLDFLTDSLDIDERTRFEQDDNVKLIVIKTPTENNSFNDSDAFYITIPICIILTHNQIVTVNSFENDAIKKFLNTFQNRHPDNRKMMVLKIIEKVVQTYMEFLKEINHRRNLTEQKLYDANRNEELLQLMRIQKSLVYFVTALRSNELLLIKLERTNFLGLNEDEKEFLNDLIVDNSQALEMANIYTNILSSTLDAFASIIANNQNEVLKRLSVITITLTLPVLVASIYGMNVPIPFSNSPYAFYVPVILSMVISLVIGWFFLRKKLF from the coding sequence GTGATTCAGTATTTCAAAAATATCAATCATCAGACCGTAGCCATTACCAAACCTGATAACGGCGCATGGGTCAATATTCTTCCACCTCTTAAGCTGGAAGAGTTCACTGAATTATCTGAAGACCTGGACATTCCGCTGGACTTTCTCACCGATTCCCTGGATATAGATGAACGTACTCGTTTTGAACAGGATGATAATGTAAAACTCATTGTCATCAAAACGCCCACTGAAAACAATTCATTTAATGACAGTGATGCATTTTACATTACTATTCCCATATGTATTATTCTTACGCACAACCAGATCGTTACGGTCAATTCCTTTGAAAACGATGCGATCAAGAAATTCCTGAACACTTTCCAGAACCGGCATCCCGATAACCGGAAAATGATGGTACTGAAGATCATTGAAAAAGTGGTTCAGACCTATATGGAATTCCTTAAGGAGATCAATCACCGCAGGAACCTCACCGAACAAAAGCTCTATGATGCCAACCGGAATGAAGAACTGCTTCAGCTGATGCGGATCCAGAAGAGCCTCGTGTATTTTGTAACGGCCCTCAGAAGCAATGAACTGTTGCTGATCAAATTGGAAAGGACTAATTTCCTTGGCCTTAATGAAGATGAAAAAGAATTCCTGAACGACCTAATTGTCGATAATTCGCAGGCGCTTGAGATGGCCAATATTTATACAAATATCCTGTCAAGTACCCTGGATGCTTTTGCCAGTATAATTGCCAACAACCAGAACGAGGTGCTGAAAAGGTTGTCCGTAATTACGATCACGCTAACTTTACCCGTACTGGTGGCCAGTATTTATGGCATGAATGTACCCATCCCCTTCTCAAATTCGCCCTATGCATTTTATGTCCCGGTAATCCTGTCAATGGTAATTTCCCTGGTCATTGGCTGGTTCTTTCTGAGAAAGAAATTATTCTGA
- the dapF gene encoding diaminopimelate epimerase, whose amino-acid sequence MILHFYKYQGTGNDFVILDNREGIFDHLTHAQIHFLCDRRFGIGADGLMLLNNTPDYDFKMVYYNADGKESSMCGNGGRCLVKFAFHQGIIRTSYHFIAVDGEHEAEIDEQGIVRLKMLDVLTVEEVHGDSVLDTGSPHYVKDVNDLVHYDVFNKGREIRNDDKFEADGINVNFVEQLSDDEIMVRTYERGVEDETLSCGTGVTASAIVHFHNECGFNDVRVSTRGGRLSVEFDRNSNGSFSNIWLCGPAEKVFEGQIILPE is encoded by the coding sequence ATGATCCTACATTTTTATAAATACCAGGGCACAGGGAACGATTTTGTGATTTTAGATAACCGGGAAGGAATATTTGACCACCTTACACATGCGCAGATTCATTTTTTATGCGACCGGCGCTTTGGTATTGGTGCCGACGGACTGATGTTGTTAAACAATACTCCTGACTATGATTTTAAAATGGTCTATTACAATGCAGATGGAAAAGAAAGTTCCATGTGCGGAAATGGTGGTCGTTGCCTGGTGAAATTTGCATTCCATCAGGGAATCATACGTACCAGTTATCATTTTATTGCGGTGGATGGTGAACACGAGGCTGAAATAGATGAACAAGGGATTGTCCGGTTAAAAATGCTGGATGTGCTGACTGTCGAAGAAGTACATGGCGATTCCGTGTTAGATACCGGCTCTCCGCATTATGTAAAAGATGTAAATGACCTGGTACATTACGATGTTTTTAATAAAGGGCGGGAGATCAGGAATGATGATAAATTTGAAGCCGATGGCATCAATGTGAATTTTGTTGAACAATTATCAGATGATGAGATCATGGTAAGGACCTATGAACGGGGTGTGGAAGATGAAACACTCAGTTGCGGGACAGGCGTCACAGCCAGTGCCATTGTACATTTTCACAACGAATGCGGGTTTAATGATGTACGGGTGAGTACCCGCGGCGGTAGGCTCTCTGTTGAATTCGACCGTAATTCCAATGGCAGTTTCAGTAATATTTGGCTCTGCGGACCAGCAGAAAAAGTATTCGAGGGGCAAATCATTCTTCCTGAATAA
- a CDS encoding nucleoside phosphorylase codes for MKPIAQSELIINERGAIYHLDLRPEELANTVITVGDPDRVKAISKYFDGIEVQRQHREFISHTGYIGKKRITVLSTGIGPDNIDIVLNELDALVNIDLETRTIKPELTSLEIIRIGTSGSLQADIPVDGCVAGTHGLGIDNLLNFYRQESNEGEHQMIQSFLTQTQLHHQISHPYISSASGALLKHFVEGFHQGITVTCPGFYGPQGRVLRLGLRQPDLVDRLTDFQFGPYRITNFEMETSAIYGLGNLLGHNCLSLNAIVANRVTKEFSRNGQLAVENLISKALAIISSL; via the coding sequence ATGAAACCTATTGCACAGTCAGAATTAATTATTAATGAGCGTGGGGCAATTTATCACCTCGATCTCAGGCCGGAAGAATTGGCTAATACTGTTATCACAGTTGGTGATCCGGACCGGGTCAAAGCCATCAGCAAATATTTTGACGGGATCGAAGTGCAGCGCCAGCATAGGGAATTCATTTCACATACTGGCTACATTGGTAAAAAAAGGATAACAGTTCTATCTACAGGTATCGGTCCGGATAATATCGATATCGTACTCAATGAATTGGATGCCCTTGTTAATATTGATCTTGAAACCAGAACCATCAAGCCCGAACTAACCAGTTTAGAAATTATCCGCATTGGAACTTCCGGTTCACTGCAGGCGGATATTCCAGTTGATGGATGCGTGGCCGGCACACATGGGTTGGGGATCGATAACCTCCTGAATTTTTACCGCCAAGAATCCAATGAGGGGGAACACCAAATGATCCAGTCCTTTTTGACCCAGACCCAATTACATCACCAGATATCACACCCCTATATCAGTAGTGCTTCAGGCGCCTTGTTAAAACATTTTGTGGAAGGATTTCACCAGGGCATAACAGTAACTTGCCCGGGCTTTTATGGCCCACAGGGCCGGGTATTACGCCTTGGCCTCAGACAGCCCGACCTGGTGGATCGTTTAACAGACTTTCAGTTTGGTCCGTACAGGATCACTAACTTTGAAATGGAGACTTCTGCAATTTATGGTTTAGGTAACCTGCTTGGGCACAATTGCCTTAGCCTAAATGCAATAGTAGCCAACCGGGTGACCAAAGAATTTTCCAGGAATGGGCAACTTGCGGTTGAAAACCTCATCAGCAAAGCCCTTGCTATTATCTCTTCATTGTAA
- the rocD gene encoding ornithine--oxo-acid transaminase, with protein MSTTVVSLSAKTQYFLDLENQFGAHNYHPLPVVLEKGEGVFLWDVEGKRYYDFLSGYSAVNQGHCHPKIIKALIEQATRLTLTSRAFHNNLLGEYEQYITAYFGYDKVLPMNTGVEGGETAIKLARRWAYTKKGVEDNKAKVIFAQNNFWGRTMAAISSSTDPSSYHQFGPYMPGFEIVPYNDLVSLEKALQDPNVAAYMVEPIQGEAGVVVPDEGYLTAVRELCTQYNVLLIADEIQTGLARTGKMLACDHEGVRPDILILGKALSGGVLPVSAVLADDFIMLNIKPGEHGSTYGGNPLACKVAMAALEVLKEENMAECAEEMGQLFRYELGKLDSPFIKLIRGKGLLNAIVINHPNPEAAWDLCLLLKEEGLLAKPTHGDKIRFAPPLIISAAQIHECVQIIDKCLKMLGK; from the coding sequence ATGTCGACAACAGTCGTTTCATTATCTGCAAAAACACAATACTTTCTGGATCTCGAAAATCAATTTGGCGCACATAATTACCATCCACTTCCGGTTGTTCTGGAAAAGGGGGAAGGTGTTTTCCTTTGGGACGTAGAGGGTAAAAGATACTATGATTTCCTTAGCGGTTACAGCGCCGTGAACCAGGGCCATTGCCATCCAAAGATTATCAAAGCCCTTATTGAACAGGCCACCCGGCTGACCCTCACATCGCGTGCATTCCATAATAATCTTTTGGGGGAATATGAGCAATACATAACTGCCTATTTTGGCTATGATAAGGTATTGCCCATGAATACTGGTGTGGAAGGTGGCGAAACCGCGATCAAGTTAGCCCGTCGTTGGGCATATACAAAAAAGGGTGTGGAAGACAATAAGGCCAAGGTGATTTTTGCACAGAATAATTTCTGGGGCAGAACCATGGCTGCAATATCTTCTTCAACGGACCCAAGCAGTTACCACCAGTTTGGCCCTTATATGCCTGGATTTGAAATAGTTCCTTATAATGACCTGGTCAGCCTTGAAAAAGCCTTGCAGGATCCAAACGTCGCCGCTTATATGGTAGAACCCATCCAGGGAGAAGCCGGCGTTGTAGTTCCTGATGAGGGATACTTAACTGCTGTACGTGAATTATGTACACAATACAACGTATTATTAATTGCTGATGAAATTCAGACTGGTTTGGCAAGAACTGGCAAAATGCTGGCTTGTGATCATGAAGGCGTCCGGCCCGATATCCTGATATTGGGTAAGGCCCTTAGCGGTGGTGTATTGCCGGTAAGTGCAGTTTTAGCAGATGATTTCATCATGCTAAATATCAAACCGGGTGAACATGGTTCTACTTATGGAGGAAATCCGCTGGCCTGTAAAGTGGCCATGGCAGCTTTAGAGGTATTAAAAGAAGAAAATATGGCAGAATGTGCTGAAGAGATGGGTCAGCTGTTCAGGTATGAATTAGGCAAATTGGATTCCCCATTTATTAAACTTATCCGCGGTAAGGGATTGCTGAATGCCATTGTAATCAACCATCCCAATCCCGAAGCAGCCTGGGACCTTTGCCTTCTTTTAAAGGAGGAGGGCCTCCTCGCTAAACCAACCCATGGCGATAAAATCAGGTTTGCCCCGCCATTGATAATTTCAGCTGCCCAAATACATGAATGTGTTCAGATTATTGATAAGTGCCTGAAAATGTTAGGTAAGTAA
- the ispE gene encoding 4-(cytidine 5'-diphospho)-2-C-methyl-D-erythritol kinase yields MIVFPNAKINLGLQVSAKRPDGFHNIASILYPIACSDVLEAVRSDHFSFSSSGLPIDASAENNLCYKAYFLLQKEFDLPPVSIHLHKIIPMGAGLGGGSGDGAFTLMLMNQLFQLRLNDEALRRYALDLGSDCPFFILNKPAYATGRGEILEPLEIPALKGKKILLVNPGLHISTGWAFGQLAPQKEHRKLPELILEPLNEWKGKLQNDFEPVVFKSYPQLREIQETLYNSGAIFAGMTGTGSTLFGIFDQLPGNYESLFDPRYRLILG; encoded by the coding sequence TTGATAGTATTCCCTAACGCGAAAATCAACCTGGGCTTACAGGTTAGCGCAAAAAGACCGGATGGCTTCCACAATATAGCTTCCATCCTCTATCCTATCGCCTGCTCTGATGTCCTTGAAGCTGTGAGGTCAGATCATTTTTCATTCTCTTCATCCGGACTACCCATTGATGCCAGTGCTGAAAACAACCTTTGCTATAAAGCTTACTTTCTATTGCAAAAGGAATTTGATCTACCGCCAGTTTCCATTCATCTGCATAAAATAATTCCCATGGGTGCCGGTCTCGGCGGTGGCTCTGGAGATGGGGCCTTTACCCTGATGCTGATGAACCAGCTTTTCCAACTCAGGCTTAATGATGAGGCCTTACGCAGGTATGCTTTAGACCTGGGCAGTGACTGTCCCTTTTTTATCCTGAATAAACCAGCTTATGCAACTGGCAGGGGTGAAATCCTGGAGCCGCTTGAGATTCCCGCGCTTAAAGGAAAAAAAATCCTTTTAGTTAATCCTGGATTACATATCAGTACAGGTTGGGCATTTGGCCAGTTAGCACCTCAGAAAGAGCATAGGAAATTACCTGAACTGATTCTTGAGCCATTAAATGAATGGAAAGGAAAACTGCAAAACGACTTTGAGCCCGTTGTTTTCAAATCATATCCCCAATTACGGGAAATTCAGGAAACACTGTATAATTCAGGGGCAATCTTTGCTGGAATGACAGGAACAGGATCAACCCTATTTGGCATTTTCGACCAACTTCCAGGCAATTACGAAAGCCTTTTTGACCCCCGATATCGGTTAATATTGGGTTGA
- a CDS encoding bifunctional nuclease family protein produces MRKIELEIVALSHSITQTHSYAVVLGEVNGLRRLPIVIGGFEAQAIAVALEKMQPSRPLTHDLMKNFMSAFNVDLTEIIISDLQEGIFYSKLVCVGENDTVEIDSRTSDALALAVRFGCPIYTYENILDSAGILMEDTSGKKKKQVNTPEREDNGNSDLKELSVEDLNALLSEVLEQEDYIRAIAIRDEINRRKTQ; encoded by the coding sequence ATGAGGAAGATAGAACTGGAAATAGTTGCTTTGTCGCATAGTATCACCCAAACCCATTCATATGCGGTTGTTTTGGGTGAAGTTAATGGCCTGCGCAGGCTTCCCATCGTTATTGGTGGATTTGAAGCCCAGGCTATTGCTGTGGCCCTGGAAAAAATGCAGCCCAGCCGACCATTGACTCATGACCTGATGAAAAATTTCATGAGTGCCTTTAATGTTGACCTCACTGAGATCATCATTAGCGACCTGCAGGAAGGAATTTTTTATTCAAAGCTGGTTTGCGTTGGAGAAAATGATACGGTAGAAATCGATTCACGCACTTCAGATGCATTGGCCCTGGCTGTTCGCTTTGGCTGCCCCATTTATACCTACGAAAATATACTAGACAGTGCCGGAATTTTAATGGAAGACACATCCGGGAAAAAGAAAAAACAGGTTAATACTCCGGAAAGGGAAGATAACGGGAATAGTGATTTAAAAGAACTGAGTGTAGAAGATCTGAATGCCCTGCTAAGTGAAGTATTGGAGCAGGAAGATTATATACGTGCCATCGCCATCAGGGACGAGATCAACAGGAGAAAAACCCAATAA